From the Phyllopteryx taeniolatus isolate TA_2022b chromosome 20, UOR_Ptae_1.2, whole genome shotgun sequence genome, one window contains:
- the sh3kbp1 gene encoding SH3 domain-containing kinase-binding protein 1 isoform X5, which translates to MVEAVVEFDYEAQQDDELSLNVGDVIVNIRRDDGGWWEGELGGRRGLFPDNFVREIKKDGMRNGGQAGAAVKADLSNGRASPVSEPGVRPAKKGEQIRKRRCKAAFSYVPQHEDELELKIGDIIEILAEVEEGWWEGVLNGKSGMFPSNFTKEILLEVDGPSADTPASQEEPRSGCNSKNSPGSESDGGDSRSETGSGEIQPKKVKGFGFGDIFKDQPIKLRPRSADVDSEADKVAEWKTPSSAAPDNMKSDPDGRGKGRELCKVLFPYEAQNEDELTIKEGEIIAIITKDCADTGWWMGEVGGRQGVFPDNFVKLLEAEKERPKKPPPPSAPATKHTTPDLDLDAVVPSAEKLSHPTASRPRVTDRRPRSQIITSSSVTSGDAEHPTEDPDPVQSSPVEVSARKGLPVISVSTKRHKLCSVPSFHLPSESLKCTFTEVKELNQYFYLYQSIFLYLYLSRVCESYDHLLTRFERGFFSGPFLALPSPSSRGRHPACVYVTPPPPRSPRVNPRRPPSRPRL; encoded by the exons ATGG TGGAGGCCGTGGTGGAGTTCGACTATGAGGCCCAGCAGGACGACGAGTTGAGTCTGAACGTGGGCGACGTCATCGTGAACATCCGGCGAGACGACGGAGGATGGTGGGAGGGCGAGCTGGGGGGTCGCCGGGGGCTGTTCCCCGACAACTTTGTGCGG GAGATCAAGAAAGATGGCATGCGAAATGGCGGACAGGCCGGCGCGGCCGTCAAAGCCGACCTGTCCAACGGCCGGGCCAGTCCCGTGTCCGAGCCCGGCGTCAGACCGGCCAAGAAAG GGGAGCAGATCCGTAAGCGCCGGTGCAAAGCGGCCTTCAGCTACGTGCCTCAGCACGAAGACGAGCTGGAACTGAAAATAGGCGACATCATCGAAATCTTAGCGGAG GTGGAGGAGGGCTGGTGGGAGGGCGTCCTGAATGGCAAAAGTGGGATGTTCCCCTCCAATTTCACCAAAGAGATACTGCTCGAAGTCGACGGGCCCTCCGCGGACACGCCCGCCTCGCAGGAGGAGCCCCGCAGCGGCTGCAACA GTAAGAACAGTCCTGGGAGCGAAAGCGATGGAGGGGACAGTCGGTCTGAAACAGGCTCCGGGGAAATCCAGCccaaaaag GTGAAAGGCTTCGGCTTTGGCGACATCTTCAAAGATCAGCCCATCAAGCTCCGGCCGCGCTCCGCCGACGTCGACTCGGAGGCCGACAAG GTTGCTGAGTGGAAGACGCCGAGCTCGGCGGCGCCTGACAACATGAAGAGCGATCCTGACGGCAGAGGAAAAG GACGAGAGCTGTGCAAAGTCCTCTTTCCTTACGAAGCGCAGAACGAGGATGAGCTGACTATCAAAGAGGGCGAGATCATCGCCATAATCACCAAG GACTGCGCCGACACAGGCTGGTGGATGGGCGAGGTCGGCGGCAGGCAGGGCGTCTTCCCAGATAACTTCGTCAAGCTGCTGGAAGCCGAGAAAGAG AGACCAAAGAAGCCGCCTCCCCCCAGTGCACCGGCAACCAAACACACGACGCCAG ATCTGGACCTGGACGCGGTGGTCCCGTCAGCGGAGAAGCTCAGTCACCCGACGGCGTCGCGGCCGAGAGTCACGGACCGCCGGCCTCGCTCGCAGATCATCACATCT tccTCAGTGACAAGCGGCGATGCGGAGCACCCGACGGAGGACCCAGACCCGGTCCAGTCCAGCCCTGTGGAGGTTTCGGCAAGAAAGGGACTTCCTGTCATTTCGGTAAGCACTAAACGTCACAAACTGTGTAGTGTTCCTTCTTTCCATCTTCCAAGTGAGTcactgaaatgtacttttactgaagtaaaggagttgaatcagtacttctacctTTATCAGAGTATTTTTCTGtacttgtacttaagtagagTGTGTGAGTCCTATGACCACCTTTTGACTCGGTTTGAAAGAGGCTTCTTCAGTGGCCCCTTCCTCGCCCTTCCATCTCCATCCAGTAGAGGCCGCCACCCCGCATGTGTctatgtgaccccccccccccccaggtccCCGAGAGTAAATCCCAGGCGGCCGCCAAGTCGTCCTCGTCTCTGA
- the sh3kbp1 gene encoding SH3 domain-containing kinase-binding protein 1 isoform X4: protein MVEAVVEFDYEAQQDDELSLNVGDVIVNIRRDDGGWWEGELGGRRGLFPDNFVREIKKDGMRNGGQAGAAVKADLSNGRASPVSEPGVRPAKKGEQIRKRRCKAAFSYVPQHEDELELKIGDIIEILAEVEEGWWEGVLNGKSGMFPSNFTKEILLEVDGPSADTPASQEEPRSGCNSKNSPGSESDGGDSRSETGSGEIQPKKVKGFGFGDIFKDQPIKLRPRSADVDSEADKVAEWKTPSSAAPDNMKSDPDGRGKGRELCKVLFPYEAQNEDELTIKEGEIIAIITKDCADTGWWMGEVGGRQGVFPDNFVKLLEAEKERPKKPPPPSAPATKHTTPGDEVVKPSLPTVLPKKLFPPKTSASSSATQQPPRRPERPPTLACESPKSDGGASTPESAPDRSHATDLDLDAVVPSAEKLSHPTASRPRVTDRRPRSQIITSSSVTSGDAEHPTEDPDPVQSSPVEVSARKGLPVISVSTKRHKLCSVPSFHLPSESLKCTFTEVKELNQYFYLYQSIFLYLYLSRVCESYDHLLTRFERGFFSGPFLALPSPSSRGRHPACVYVTPPPPRSPRVNPRRPPSRPRL, encoded by the exons ATGG TGGAGGCCGTGGTGGAGTTCGACTATGAGGCCCAGCAGGACGACGAGTTGAGTCTGAACGTGGGCGACGTCATCGTGAACATCCGGCGAGACGACGGAGGATGGTGGGAGGGCGAGCTGGGGGGTCGCCGGGGGCTGTTCCCCGACAACTTTGTGCGG GAGATCAAGAAAGATGGCATGCGAAATGGCGGACAGGCCGGCGCGGCCGTCAAAGCCGACCTGTCCAACGGCCGGGCCAGTCCCGTGTCCGAGCCCGGCGTCAGACCGGCCAAGAAAG GGGAGCAGATCCGTAAGCGCCGGTGCAAAGCGGCCTTCAGCTACGTGCCTCAGCACGAAGACGAGCTGGAACTGAAAATAGGCGACATCATCGAAATCTTAGCGGAG GTGGAGGAGGGCTGGTGGGAGGGCGTCCTGAATGGCAAAAGTGGGATGTTCCCCTCCAATTTCACCAAAGAGATACTGCTCGAAGTCGACGGGCCCTCCGCGGACACGCCCGCCTCGCAGGAGGAGCCCCGCAGCGGCTGCAACA GTAAGAACAGTCCTGGGAGCGAAAGCGATGGAGGGGACAGTCGGTCTGAAACAGGCTCCGGGGAAATCCAGCccaaaaag GTGAAAGGCTTCGGCTTTGGCGACATCTTCAAAGATCAGCCCATCAAGCTCCGGCCGCGCTCCGCCGACGTCGACTCGGAGGCCGACAAG GTTGCTGAGTGGAAGACGCCGAGCTCGGCGGCGCCTGACAACATGAAGAGCGATCCTGACGGCAGAGGAAAAG GACGAGAGCTGTGCAAAGTCCTCTTTCCTTACGAAGCGCAGAACGAGGATGAGCTGACTATCAAAGAGGGCGAGATCATCGCCATAATCACCAAG GACTGCGCCGACACAGGCTGGTGGATGGGCGAGGTCGGCGGCAGGCAGGGCGTCTTCCCAGATAACTTCGTCAAGCTGCTGGAAGCCGAGAAAGAG AGACCAAAGAAGCCGCCTCCCCCCAGTGCACCGGCAACCAAACACACGACGCCAG gtgatGAGGTGGTCAAGCCTTCCCTCCCGACTGTCCTCCCCAAGAAACTTTTCCCTCCAAAGACCTCCGCTTCCTCCTCGGCTACCCAGCAACCCCCGAGGCGCCCCGAGAGACCACCCACTCTGGC GTGTGAAAGCCCCAAGTCCGACGGTGGGGCTTCGACACCTGAATCCGCTCCCGACAGGTCTCATGCCACCG ATCTGGACCTGGACGCGGTGGTCCCGTCAGCGGAGAAGCTCAGTCACCCGACGGCGTCGCGGCCGAGAGTCACGGACCGCCGGCCTCGCTCGCAGATCATCACATCT tccTCAGTGACAAGCGGCGATGCGGAGCACCCGACGGAGGACCCAGACCCGGTCCAGTCCAGCCCTGTGGAGGTTTCGGCAAGAAAGGGACTTCCTGTCATTTCGGTAAGCACTAAACGTCACAAACTGTGTAGTGTTCCTTCTTTCCATCTTCCAAGTGAGTcactgaaatgtacttttactgaagtaaaggagttgaatcagtacttctacctTTATCAGAGTATTTTTCTGtacttgtacttaagtagagTGTGTGAGTCCTATGACCACCTTTTGACTCGGTTTGAAAGAGGCTTCTTCAGTGGCCCCTTCCTCGCCCTTCCATCTCCATCCAGTAGAGGCCGCCACCCCGCATGTGTctatgtgaccccccccccccccaggtccCCGAGAGTAAATCCCAGGCGGCCGCCAAGTCGTCCTCGTCTCTGA
- the sh3kbp1 gene encoding SH3 domain-containing kinase-binding protein 1 isoform X3 → MVEAVVEFDYEAQQDDELSLNVGDVIVNIRRDDGGWWEGELGGRRGLFPDNFVREIKKDGMRNGGQAGAAVKADLSNGRASPVSEPGVRPAKKGEQIRKRRCKAAFSYVPQHEDELELKIGDIIEILAEVEEGWWEGVLNGKSGMFPSNFTKEILLEVDGPSADTPASQEEPRSGCNSKNSPGSESDGGDSRSETGSGEIQPKKVKGFGFGDIFKDQPIKLRPRSADVDSEADKVAEWKTPSSAAPDNMKSDPDGRGKGRELCKVLFPYEAQNEDELTIKEGEIIAIITKDCADTGWWMGEVGGRQGVFPDNFVKLLEAEKERPKKPPPPSAPATKHTTPEKKSEVKKVPPERPEHLPHRDQDRGDEVVKPSLPTVLPKKLFPPKTSASSSATQQPPRRPERPPTLASVPALRMSHLDLDAVVPSAEKLSHPTASRPRVTDRRPRSQIITSSSVTSGDAEHPTEDPDPVQSSPVEVSARKGLPVISVSTKRHKLCSVPSFHLPSESLKCTFTEVKELNQYFYLYQSIFLYLYLSRVCESYDHLLTRFERGFFSGPFLALPSPSSRGRHPACVYVTPPPPRSPRVNPRRPPSRPRL, encoded by the exons ATGG TGGAGGCCGTGGTGGAGTTCGACTATGAGGCCCAGCAGGACGACGAGTTGAGTCTGAACGTGGGCGACGTCATCGTGAACATCCGGCGAGACGACGGAGGATGGTGGGAGGGCGAGCTGGGGGGTCGCCGGGGGCTGTTCCCCGACAACTTTGTGCGG GAGATCAAGAAAGATGGCATGCGAAATGGCGGACAGGCCGGCGCGGCCGTCAAAGCCGACCTGTCCAACGGCCGGGCCAGTCCCGTGTCCGAGCCCGGCGTCAGACCGGCCAAGAAAG GGGAGCAGATCCGTAAGCGCCGGTGCAAAGCGGCCTTCAGCTACGTGCCTCAGCACGAAGACGAGCTGGAACTGAAAATAGGCGACATCATCGAAATCTTAGCGGAG GTGGAGGAGGGCTGGTGGGAGGGCGTCCTGAATGGCAAAAGTGGGATGTTCCCCTCCAATTTCACCAAAGAGATACTGCTCGAAGTCGACGGGCCCTCCGCGGACACGCCCGCCTCGCAGGAGGAGCCCCGCAGCGGCTGCAACA GTAAGAACAGTCCTGGGAGCGAAAGCGATGGAGGGGACAGTCGGTCTGAAACAGGCTCCGGGGAAATCCAGCccaaaaag GTGAAAGGCTTCGGCTTTGGCGACATCTTCAAAGATCAGCCCATCAAGCTCCGGCCGCGCTCCGCCGACGTCGACTCGGAGGCCGACAAG GTTGCTGAGTGGAAGACGCCGAGCTCGGCGGCGCCTGACAACATGAAGAGCGATCCTGACGGCAGAGGAAAAG GACGAGAGCTGTGCAAAGTCCTCTTTCCTTACGAAGCGCAGAACGAGGATGAGCTGACTATCAAAGAGGGCGAGATCATCGCCATAATCACCAAG GACTGCGCCGACACAGGCTGGTGGATGGGCGAGGTCGGCGGCAGGCAGGGCGTCTTCCCAGATAACTTCGTCAAGCTGCTGGAAGCCGAGAAAGAG AGACCAAAGAAGCCGCCTCCCCCCAGTGCACCGGCAACCAAACACACGACGCCAG AGAAAAAGTCGGAGGTCAAGAAGGTTCCTCCGGAGCGGCCTGAGCACCTGCCGCACAGAGACCAGGACCGAG gtgatGAGGTGGTCAAGCCTTCCCTCCCGACTGTCCTCCCCAAGAAACTTTTCCCTCCAAAGACCTCCGCTTCCTCCTCGGCTACCCAGCAACCCCCGAGGCGCCCCGAGAGACCACCCACTCTGGCGTCAGTACCCGCTCTCAGAATGTCCC ATCTGGACCTGGACGCGGTGGTCCCGTCAGCGGAGAAGCTCAGTCACCCGACGGCGTCGCGGCCGAGAGTCACGGACCGCCGGCCTCGCTCGCAGATCATCACATCT tccTCAGTGACAAGCGGCGATGCGGAGCACCCGACGGAGGACCCAGACCCGGTCCAGTCCAGCCCTGTGGAGGTTTCGGCAAGAAAGGGACTTCCTGTCATTTCGGTAAGCACTAAACGTCACAAACTGTGTAGTGTTCCTTCTTTCCATCTTCCAAGTGAGTcactgaaatgtacttttactgaagtaaaggagttgaatcagtacttctacctTTATCAGAGTATTTTTCTGtacttgtacttaagtagagTGTGTGAGTCCTATGACCACCTTTTGACTCGGTTTGAAAGAGGCTTCTTCAGTGGCCCCTTCCTCGCCCTTCCATCTCCATCCAGTAGAGGCCGCCACCCCGCATGTGTctatgtgaccccccccccccccaggtccCCGAGAGTAAATCCCAGGCGGCCGCCAAGTCGTCCTCGTCTCTGA
- the sh3kbp1 gene encoding SH3 domain-containing kinase-binding protein 1 isoform X1, with amino-acid sequence MVEAVVEFDYEAQQDDELSLNVGDVIVNIRRDDGGWWEGELGGRRGLFPDNFVREIKKDGMRNGGQAGAAVKADLSNGRASPVSEPGVRPAKKGEQIRKRRCKAAFSYVPQHEDELELKIGDIIEILAEVEEGWWEGVLNGKSGMFPSNFTKEILLEVDGPSADTPASQEEPRSGCNSKNSPGSESDGGDSRSETGSGEIQPKKVKGFGFGDIFKDQPIKLRPRSADVDSEADKVAEWKTPSSAAPDNMKSDPDGRGKGRELCKVLFPYEAQNEDELTIKEGEIIAIITKDCADTGWWMGEVGGRQGVFPDNFVKLLEAEKERPKKPPPPSAPATKHTTPEKKSEVKKVPPERPEHLPHRDQDRGDEVVKPSLPTVLPKKLFPPKTSASSSATQQPPRRPERPPTLACESPKSDGGASTPESAPDRSHATDLDLDAVVPSAEKLSHPTASRPRVTDRRPRSQIITSSSVTSGDAEHPTEDPDPVQSSPVEVSARKGLPVISVSTKRHKLCSVPSFHLPSESLKCTFTEVKELNQYFYLYQSIFLYLYLSRVCESYDHLLTRFERGFFSGPFLALPSPSSRGRHPACVYVTPPPPRSPRVNPRRPPSRPRL; translated from the exons ATGG TGGAGGCCGTGGTGGAGTTCGACTATGAGGCCCAGCAGGACGACGAGTTGAGTCTGAACGTGGGCGACGTCATCGTGAACATCCGGCGAGACGACGGAGGATGGTGGGAGGGCGAGCTGGGGGGTCGCCGGGGGCTGTTCCCCGACAACTTTGTGCGG GAGATCAAGAAAGATGGCATGCGAAATGGCGGACAGGCCGGCGCGGCCGTCAAAGCCGACCTGTCCAACGGCCGGGCCAGTCCCGTGTCCGAGCCCGGCGTCAGACCGGCCAAGAAAG GGGAGCAGATCCGTAAGCGCCGGTGCAAAGCGGCCTTCAGCTACGTGCCTCAGCACGAAGACGAGCTGGAACTGAAAATAGGCGACATCATCGAAATCTTAGCGGAG GTGGAGGAGGGCTGGTGGGAGGGCGTCCTGAATGGCAAAAGTGGGATGTTCCCCTCCAATTTCACCAAAGAGATACTGCTCGAAGTCGACGGGCCCTCCGCGGACACGCCCGCCTCGCAGGAGGAGCCCCGCAGCGGCTGCAACA GTAAGAACAGTCCTGGGAGCGAAAGCGATGGAGGGGACAGTCGGTCTGAAACAGGCTCCGGGGAAATCCAGCccaaaaag GTGAAAGGCTTCGGCTTTGGCGACATCTTCAAAGATCAGCCCATCAAGCTCCGGCCGCGCTCCGCCGACGTCGACTCGGAGGCCGACAAG GTTGCTGAGTGGAAGACGCCGAGCTCGGCGGCGCCTGACAACATGAAGAGCGATCCTGACGGCAGAGGAAAAG GACGAGAGCTGTGCAAAGTCCTCTTTCCTTACGAAGCGCAGAACGAGGATGAGCTGACTATCAAAGAGGGCGAGATCATCGCCATAATCACCAAG GACTGCGCCGACACAGGCTGGTGGATGGGCGAGGTCGGCGGCAGGCAGGGCGTCTTCCCAGATAACTTCGTCAAGCTGCTGGAAGCCGAGAAAGAG AGACCAAAGAAGCCGCCTCCCCCCAGTGCACCGGCAACCAAACACACGACGCCAG AGAAAAAGTCGGAGGTCAAGAAGGTTCCTCCGGAGCGGCCTGAGCACCTGCCGCACAGAGACCAGGACCGAG gtgatGAGGTGGTCAAGCCTTCCCTCCCGACTGTCCTCCCCAAGAAACTTTTCCCTCCAAAGACCTCCGCTTCCTCCTCGGCTACCCAGCAACCCCCGAGGCGCCCCGAGAGACCACCCACTCTGGC GTGTGAAAGCCCCAAGTCCGACGGTGGGGCTTCGACACCTGAATCCGCTCCCGACAGGTCTCATGCCACCG ATCTGGACCTGGACGCGGTGGTCCCGTCAGCGGAGAAGCTCAGTCACCCGACGGCGTCGCGGCCGAGAGTCACGGACCGCCGGCCTCGCTCGCAGATCATCACATCT tccTCAGTGACAAGCGGCGATGCGGAGCACCCGACGGAGGACCCAGACCCGGTCCAGTCCAGCCCTGTGGAGGTTTCGGCAAGAAAGGGACTTCCTGTCATTTCGGTAAGCACTAAACGTCACAAACTGTGTAGTGTTCCTTCTTTCCATCTTCCAAGTGAGTcactgaaatgtacttttactgaagtaaaggagttgaatcagtacttctacctTTATCAGAGTATTTTTCTGtacttgtacttaagtagagTGTGTGAGTCCTATGACCACCTTTTGACTCGGTTTGAAAGAGGCTTCTTCAGTGGCCCCTTCCTCGCCCTTCCATCTCCATCCAGTAGAGGCCGCCACCCCGCATGTGTctatgtgaccccccccccccccaggtccCCGAGAGTAAATCCCAGGCGGCCGCCAAGTCGTCCTCGTCTCTGA
- the sh3kbp1 gene encoding SH3 domain-containing kinase-binding protein 1 isoform X6 yields the protein MVEAVVEFDYEAQQDDELSLNVGDVIVNIRRDDGGWWEGELGGRRGLFPDNFVREIKKDGMRNGGQAGAAVKADLSNGRASPVSEPGVRPAKKGEQIRKRRCKAAFSYVPQHEDELELKIGDIIEILAEVEEGWWEGVLNGKSGMFPSNFTKEILLEVDGPSADTPASQEEPRSGCNSKNSPGSESDGGDSRSETGSGEIQPKKVKGFGFGDIFKDQPIKLRPRSADVDSEADKVAEWKTPSSAAPDNMKSDPDGRGKGRELCKVLFPYEAQNEDELTIKEGEIIAIITKDCADTGWWMGEVGGRQGVFPDNFVKLLEAEKERPKKPPPPSAPATKHTTPEKKSEVKKVPPERPEHLPHRDQDRGDEVVKPSLPTVLPKKLFPPKTSASSSATQQPPRRPERPPTLACESPKSDGGASTPESAPDRSHATDLDLDAVVPSAEKLSHPTASRPRVTDRRPRSQIITSSSVTSGDAEHPTEDPDPVQSSPVEVSARKGLPVISMEVEHIKKILSK from the exons ATGG TGGAGGCCGTGGTGGAGTTCGACTATGAGGCCCAGCAGGACGACGAGTTGAGTCTGAACGTGGGCGACGTCATCGTGAACATCCGGCGAGACGACGGAGGATGGTGGGAGGGCGAGCTGGGGGGTCGCCGGGGGCTGTTCCCCGACAACTTTGTGCGG GAGATCAAGAAAGATGGCATGCGAAATGGCGGACAGGCCGGCGCGGCCGTCAAAGCCGACCTGTCCAACGGCCGGGCCAGTCCCGTGTCCGAGCCCGGCGTCAGACCGGCCAAGAAAG GGGAGCAGATCCGTAAGCGCCGGTGCAAAGCGGCCTTCAGCTACGTGCCTCAGCACGAAGACGAGCTGGAACTGAAAATAGGCGACATCATCGAAATCTTAGCGGAG GTGGAGGAGGGCTGGTGGGAGGGCGTCCTGAATGGCAAAAGTGGGATGTTCCCCTCCAATTTCACCAAAGAGATACTGCTCGAAGTCGACGGGCCCTCCGCGGACACGCCCGCCTCGCAGGAGGAGCCCCGCAGCGGCTGCAACA GTAAGAACAGTCCTGGGAGCGAAAGCGATGGAGGGGACAGTCGGTCTGAAACAGGCTCCGGGGAAATCCAGCccaaaaag GTGAAAGGCTTCGGCTTTGGCGACATCTTCAAAGATCAGCCCATCAAGCTCCGGCCGCGCTCCGCCGACGTCGACTCGGAGGCCGACAAG GTTGCTGAGTGGAAGACGCCGAGCTCGGCGGCGCCTGACAACATGAAGAGCGATCCTGACGGCAGAGGAAAAG GACGAGAGCTGTGCAAAGTCCTCTTTCCTTACGAAGCGCAGAACGAGGATGAGCTGACTATCAAAGAGGGCGAGATCATCGCCATAATCACCAAG GACTGCGCCGACACAGGCTGGTGGATGGGCGAGGTCGGCGGCAGGCAGGGCGTCTTCCCAGATAACTTCGTCAAGCTGCTGGAAGCCGAGAAAGAG AGACCAAAGAAGCCGCCTCCCCCCAGTGCACCGGCAACCAAACACACGACGCCAG AGAAAAAGTCGGAGGTCAAGAAGGTTCCTCCGGAGCGGCCTGAGCACCTGCCGCACAGAGACCAGGACCGAG gtgatGAGGTGGTCAAGCCTTCCCTCCCGACTGTCCTCCCCAAGAAACTTTTCCCTCCAAAGACCTCCGCTTCCTCCTCGGCTACCCAGCAACCCCCGAGGCGCCCCGAGAGACCACCCACTCTGGC GTGTGAAAGCCCCAAGTCCGACGGTGGGGCTTCGACACCTGAATCCGCTCCCGACAGGTCTCATGCCACCG ATCTGGACCTGGACGCGGTGGTCCCGTCAGCGGAGAAGCTCAGTCACCCGACGGCGTCGCGGCCGAGAGTCACGGACCGCCGGCCTCGCTCGCAGATCATCACATCT tccTCAGTGACAAGCGGCGATGCGGAGCACCCGACGGAGGACCCAGACCCGGTCCAGTCCAGCCCTGTGGAGGTTTCGGCAAGAAAGGGACTTCCTGTCATTTCG ATGGAAGTGGAGCACATCAAGAAGATCCTGTCCAAATGA
- the sh3kbp1 gene encoding SH3 domain-containing kinase-binding protein 1 isoform X2, which translates to MVEAVVEFDYEAQQDDELSLNVGDVIVNIRRDDGGWWEGELGGRRGLFPDNFVREIKKDGMRNGGQAGAAVKADLSNGRASPVSEPGVRPAKKGEQIRKRRCKAAFSYVPQHEDELELKIGDIIEILAEVEEGWWEGVLNGKSGMFPSNFTKEILLEVDGPSADTPASQEEPRSGCNSKNSPGSESDGGDSRSETGSGEIQPKKVKGFGFGDIFKDQPIKLRPRSADVDSEADKVAEWKTPSSAAPDNMKSDPDGRGKGRELCKVLFPYEAQNEDELTIKEGEIIAIITKDCADTGWWMGEVGGRQGVFPDNFVKLLEAEKERPKKPPPPSAPATKHTTPEKKSEVKKVPPERPEHLPHRDQDRGDEVVKPSLPTVLPKKLFPPKTSASSSATQQPPRRPERPPTLACESPKSDGGASTPESAPDRSHATDLDLDAVVPSAEKLSHPTASRPRVTDRRPRSQIITSSSVTSGDAEHPTEDPDPVQSSPVEVSARKGLPVISVPESKSQAAAKSSSSLNPPAGPGRRPASPSSPSACPSPSPELRQSSPATAPTLEELRRQLRELRSAVELLKSQHRQEMKQLAGTLDEEKKIRLSLQMEVEHIKKILSK; encoded by the exons ATGG TGGAGGCCGTGGTGGAGTTCGACTATGAGGCCCAGCAGGACGACGAGTTGAGTCTGAACGTGGGCGACGTCATCGTGAACATCCGGCGAGACGACGGAGGATGGTGGGAGGGCGAGCTGGGGGGTCGCCGGGGGCTGTTCCCCGACAACTTTGTGCGG GAGATCAAGAAAGATGGCATGCGAAATGGCGGACAGGCCGGCGCGGCCGTCAAAGCCGACCTGTCCAACGGCCGGGCCAGTCCCGTGTCCGAGCCCGGCGTCAGACCGGCCAAGAAAG GGGAGCAGATCCGTAAGCGCCGGTGCAAAGCGGCCTTCAGCTACGTGCCTCAGCACGAAGACGAGCTGGAACTGAAAATAGGCGACATCATCGAAATCTTAGCGGAG GTGGAGGAGGGCTGGTGGGAGGGCGTCCTGAATGGCAAAAGTGGGATGTTCCCCTCCAATTTCACCAAAGAGATACTGCTCGAAGTCGACGGGCCCTCCGCGGACACGCCCGCCTCGCAGGAGGAGCCCCGCAGCGGCTGCAACA GTAAGAACAGTCCTGGGAGCGAAAGCGATGGAGGGGACAGTCGGTCTGAAACAGGCTCCGGGGAAATCCAGCccaaaaag GTGAAAGGCTTCGGCTTTGGCGACATCTTCAAAGATCAGCCCATCAAGCTCCGGCCGCGCTCCGCCGACGTCGACTCGGAGGCCGACAAG GTTGCTGAGTGGAAGACGCCGAGCTCGGCGGCGCCTGACAACATGAAGAGCGATCCTGACGGCAGAGGAAAAG GACGAGAGCTGTGCAAAGTCCTCTTTCCTTACGAAGCGCAGAACGAGGATGAGCTGACTATCAAAGAGGGCGAGATCATCGCCATAATCACCAAG GACTGCGCCGACACAGGCTGGTGGATGGGCGAGGTCGGCGGCAGGCAGGGCGTCTTCCCAGATAACTTCGTCAAGCTGCTGGAAGCCGAGAAAGAG AGACCAAAGAAGCCGCCTCCCCCCAGTGCACCGGCAACCAAACACACGACGCCAG AGAAAAAGTCGGAGGTCAAGAAGGTTCCTCCGGAGCGGCCTGAGCACCTGCCGCACAGAGACCAGGACCGAG gtgatGAGGTGGTCAAGCCTTCCCTCCCGACTGTCCTCCCCAAGAAACTTTTCCCTCCAAAGACCTCCGCTTCCTCCTCGGCTACCCAGCAACCCCCGAGGCGCCCCGAGAGACCACCCACTCTGGC GTGTGAAAGCCCCAAGTCCGACGGTGGGGCTTCGACACCTGAATCCGCTCCCGACAGGTCTCATGCCACCG ATCTGGACCTGGACGCGGTGGTCCCGTCAGCGGAGAAGCTCAGTCACCCGACGGCGTCGCGGCCGAGAGTCACGGACCGCCGGCCTCGCTCGCAGATCATCACATCT tccTCAGTGACAAGCGGCGATGCGGAGCACCCGACGGAGGACCCAGACCCGGTCCAGTCCAGCCCTGTGGAGGTTTCGGCAAGAAAGGGACTTCCTGTCATTTCG gtccCCGAGAGTAAATCCCAGGCGGCCGCCAAGTCGTCCTCGTCTCTGAACCCGCCGGCCGGCCCCGGCCGTCGTCCCGCCTCGCCGTCTTCCCCGTCTGCGTGTCCAAGCCCCTCTCCGGAGCTGCGGCAGTCGTCGCCTGCCACCGCGCCCACGCTGGAGGAGCTGAGGAGGCAACTGCGAGAGCTCCGCAGCGCTGTGGAGCTGCTGAAGAGTCAGCACAGGCAGGAGATGAAGCAGCTGGCCGGCACGCTGGACGAGGAGAAGAAGATACGACTCAGTTTACAG ATGGAAGTGGAGCACATCAAGAAGATCCTGTCCAAATGA